The following coding sequences lie in one Saccopteryx bilineata isolate mSacBil1 chromosome X, mSacBil1_pri_phased_curated, whole genome shotgun sequence genomic window:
- the RTL4 gene encoding LOW QUALITY PROTEIN: retrotransposon Gag-like protein 4 (The sequence of the model RefSeq protein was modified relative to this genomic sequence to represent the inferred CDS: inserted 3 bases in 3 codons; deleted 3 bases in 2 codons; substituted 3 bases at 3 genomic stop codons), with product MEKHTESSSTLQVNHSSLWVENMILQAQVLHLIEENATLREQVIVILTTPLIPLPCSIKNLFQFHGDPANLSGFLVQVTDYLTILKIPNXIHDAHPSQVFFYYIFQQMEGCGVISRFDQSALLKXYENFVLVFQQSFGEQKKLEMNPLVNAKLDKGDNSSQQDATSFXVLAQNLSCNKTNQCDHLQXGLADLIQDEVSGTNMXPDLITQCIQLDRKHSDRPELLQSQAQLPMLASLTHHQTISSPTYASSRKELTQFQGSQPLLTPDKXARNQQETQLCLYHSQAGHFRRDCFVKLSQATARINNLPCQ from the exons ATGGAGAAACATACAGAATCATCATCTACCTTGCAGGTAAATCATTCCTCTCTTTGGGTGGAGAATATGATTCTGCAGGCACAAGTACTGCATCTGATTGAGGAGAATGCTACTCTGAGGGAACAAGTCATTGTGATCCTGACCACCCCACTGATACCTTTACCTTGCTCAATtaagaatcttttccagtttcaTGGTGACCCTGCCAATCTCTCAGGGTTTCTAGTTCAGGTGACTGACTACTTGACAATTCTCAAGATCCCTA CTATACATGATGCCCACCCaagtcaagtttttttttattacatatttcagCAGATGGAAGGTTGTGGGGTTATATCTAGGTTTGATCAGAGTGCTCTGTTGAAGTAATATGAGAACTTTGTTCTTGTGTTCCAGCAATCATTTGGTGAg caaaaaaaattggaaatgaaccCTCTTGTAAATGCTAAATTGGACAAAGGAGATAACTCCTCTCAGCAGGATGCTACTTCTT TAGTTCTTGCTCAAAATTTAAGCTGTAATAAAACCAATCAGTGTGATCACTTGCAATAGGGACTAGCTGACCTCATTCAGGATGAAGTAAGTGGCACAAATA TCCCAGACCTGATCACACAGTGTATTCAGTTGGACAGGAAACATAGTGACAGACCAGAGCTCTTACAATCACAGGCCCAGCTCCCAATGCTGGCTTCCTTGACCCACCACCAAACCATCTCCAGCCCCACATATGCATCATCCAGAAAAGAGCTTACACAGTTTCAGGGAAGCCAACCACTTCTCACTCCAGACAAATGAGCAAGAAAT CAGCAAGAAACTCAGTTGTGCCTCTACCATAGCCAGGCCGGTCACTTCAGAAGAGATTGCTTTGTCAAATTATCTCAAGCTACAGCAAGAATAAATAACCTACCTTGCCAATAA